A single window of Venturia canescens isolate UGA chromosome 3, ASM1945775v1, whole genome shotgun sequence DNA harbors:
- the LOC122408438 gene encoding uncharacterized protein, producing MPKDNLKLTCEKGQTYFSAKRMFPEPANEHWNLLEKWLESLMIEGIDGFMPRSIIAKTESGIEQEWEEMSLDEDKNSNANDGNGATNGASTGTKGEKEYEKEKARDDYGEVGNKLDGVTASIQIVQDKLSKQDGQMSEMMSLI from the exons ATGCCAAAGGACAACTTGAAGCTCACTTGTGAAAAAGGGCAGACATATTTTAGTG CTAAGAGAATGTTTCCCGAACCAGCGAACGAACACTGGAATCTCTTGGAAAAGTGGCTCGAAAGTCTCATGATTGAAGGCATCGACGGATTTATGCCAAGGTCGATAATAGCCAAAACTGAGTCCGGCATCGAGCAGGAGTGGGAAGAGATGAGTCTAGatgaggataaaaatagtaatgcGAACGATGGGAATGGGGCGACAAATGGTGCGAGTACCGGTACAAAAGGCGAGAAAGAGTACGAAAAGGAAAAGGCACGAGATGATTATGGTGAGGTTGGAAATAAGCTCGATGGTGTGACCGCGTCGATTCAAATCG ttCAGGACAAGTTAAGTAAACAAGATGGGCAGATGAGTGAAATGATGTCactgatttaa
- the LOC122408460 gene encoding uncharacterized protein yields the protein MFLPQIADEHDADILILCEPYSRRTTQTYITNATETTAIWVRGAPQSRVSDRGVGDDFVWARVGTVTYVSVYLTPNCAAAEFERKVALLEDSIRNLPGDVIVAGDFNARAIEWGITETNRHGRLLLEMAARLDLAVVNTGQTPTYRRPGFGDSIPDVMLTSDGILSRLRGWRVIEDYTASDYQYITFEVAGRIETRRTSSHQPPRWNLDKLDERKFSEELMAAPALMTKIPPELTGRQRTERLTDETAKLIDGLCNSTMPKRRQTQKRRPQYWWTDEIAELRRVCLANRRRVTRAGGGPERENLQAIYKTAQKTLTKAIRDSNTRCWRNLCKEVNEDPWRTGYKIVTGKLGARVPPELKDAETAGRIVDGLFPTHPIRTNVTDDAAVLATR from the coding sequence ATGTTCCTACCCCAGATAGCCGACGAACATGACGCGGACATCCTGATCCTGTGTGAACCATACAGTAGAAGGACGACCCAGACGTACATCACGAACGCGACAGAGACTACCGCTATCTGGGTAAGGGGTGCCCCCCAATCGCGAGTCTCCGACCGTGGAGTAGGGGACGATTTCGTCTGGGCTAGAGTCGGCACTGTCACCTACGTCAGCGTCTACTTGACACCCAACTGCGCCGCGGCGGAGTTCGAGAGGAAGGTGGCGCTCCTAGAAGACAGTATCAGGAACCTGCCCGGCGATGTCATCGTTGCGGGGGACTTCAACGCGAGGGCGATCGAGTGGGGAATTACGGAAACGAACAGACACGGACGACTACTGCTGGAGATGGCCGCAAGGCTGGACCTAGCAGTGGTTAATACGGGACAGACGCCGACGTACAGACGACCAGGGTTTGGAGATTCCATCCCGGACGTGATGCTGACGTCGGACGGAATCCTGTCACGGCTGAGGGGATGGCGGGTGATCGAGGACTATACAGCCAGCGATTATCAGTACATCACCTTCGAAGTGGCAGGACGGATAGAAACGAGACGAACTAGCTCTCACCAACCCCCGCGGTGGAACCTCGACAAACTCGACGAACGGAAATTTTCTGAGGAGTTGATGGCAGCACCAGCTCtgatgacgaaaattccccCCGAGCTGACTGGCCGGCAAAGGACGGAAAGACTGACAGACGAGACGGCCAAACTAATAGACGGCTTGTGCAACAGCACAATGCCGAAGCGACGACAGACACAAAAAAGACGACCACAatactggtggacggacgagaTCGCCGAATTGCGCAGAGTTTGCCTGGCAAATCGGCGACGAGTGACGAGGGCTGGGGGCggacccgaaagggaaaacctcCAGGCCATATACAAAACAGCACAGAAGACGCTGACGAAAGCAATACGGGACAGCAATACGCGATGCTGGAGGAACCTCTGCAAGGAGGTGAACGAGGACCCCTGGAGAACTGGTTACAAGATTGTGACCGGCAAACTAGGGGCCCGAGTTccaccagaactcaaagacgcCGAAACAGCAGGACGGATTGTTGACGGATTGTTTCCGACGCACCCGATACGAACGAACGTGACGGACGACGCTGCAGTGTTAGCAACGCGCTAA